The Neovison vison isolate M4711 chromosome 5, ASM_NN_V1, whole genome shotgun sequence genome includes a region encoding these proteins:
- the FAM104A gene encoding protein FAM104A isoform X1: MGGRGADAGSSGGTGPTEGYSPPAASTRAAARAKARGGGRGGRQNTTPSVPSSRGAAPRRSPPPAAMSERLRPRKRRRNGNEEDHHLPPQTKRSSRNPVFHDSWDTETVPVTKNSKENRLRGNKVFCASSSSDSGGSSSSSSSSINSPDRASGPESGLSHMAAGSGPNTPQPIPEQSALCQGPYFHINQTLKEAHFHSLQHRGRPPT, translated from the exons ATGGGGGGGCGCGGAGCAGACGCCGGAAGTAGCGGTGGTACGGGTCCCACCGAGGGGTACTCACCGCCGGCAGCGTCCACCCGCGCCGCGGCTAGAGCCAAGGCCCGAGGGGGTGGGCGTGGCGGCCGCCAGAACACAACACCCTCTGTTCCCTCTTCTCGCGGAGCCGCGCCGCGTCGCTCCCCTCCACCGGCTGCCATGAGCGAGCGCCTCCGCCCCAG gaaaaggagaaggaatggCAATGAAGAAGACCATCATCTTCCCCCCCAGACCAAAAGGAGTAGTAGAAATCCTGTCTTTCATGATTCCTGGGACACAGAG ACAGTACCTGTAAcgaaaaacagtaaagaaaacagaCTAAGAGGAAACAAAGTGTTCTGCGCG tCTTCAAGCAGCGACAGCggtgggagcagcagcagcagcagcagcagcatcaacaGCCCAGACAGGGCGAGCGGGCCGGAGAGCGGCTTGAGCCACATGGCTGCCGGCTCCGGCCCCAACACCCCTCAGCCTATTCCCGAGCAGTCTGCACTGTGCCAAGGCCCTTACTTCCACATCAACCAGACCCTGAAGGAGGCCCACTTTCACAGCCTACAGCACCGAGGACGGCCTCCGACATGA
- the FAM104A gene encoding protein FAM104A isoform X2, which produces MGGRGADAGSSGGTGPTEGYSPPAASTRAAARAKARGGGRGGRQNTTPSVPSSRGAAPRRSPPPAAMSERLRPRKRRRNGNEEDHHLPPQTKRSSRNPVFHDSWDTESSSSDSGGSSSSSSSSINSPDRASGPESGLSHMAAGSGPNTPQPIPEQSALCQGPYFHINQTLKEAHFHSLQHRGRPPT; this is translated from the exons ATGGGGGGGCGCGGAGCAGACGCCGGAAGTAGCGGTGGTACGGGTCCCACCGAGGGGTACTCACCGCCGGCAGCGTCCACCCGCGCCGCGGCTAGAGCCAAGGCCCGAGGGGGTGGGCGTGGCGGCCGCCAGAACACAACACCCTCTGTTCCCTCTTCTCGCGGAGCCGCGCCGCGTCGCTCCCCTCCACCGGCTGCCATGAGCGAGCGCCTCCGCCCCAG gaaaaggagaaggaatggCAATGAAGAAGACCATCATCTTCCCCCCCAGACCAAAAGGAGTAGTAGAAATCCTGTCTTTCATGATTCCTGGGACACAGAG tCTTCAAGCAGCGACAGCggtgggagcagcagcagcagcagcagcagcatcaacaGCCCAGACAGGGCGAGCGGGCCGGAGAGCGGCTTGAGCCACATGGCTGCCGGCTCCGGCCCCAACACCCCTCAGCCTATTCCCGAGCAGTCTGCACTGTGCCAAGGCCCTTACTTCCACATCAACCAGACCCTGAAGGAGGCCCACTTTCACAGCCTACAGCACCGAGGACGGCCTCCGACATGA
- the COG1 gene encoding conserved oligomeric Golgi complex subunit 1 isoform X1, translating to MAAAVASPALKRLDLRDPAALFETHGAEEIRGLERQVRAEIEHKKEELRQMVGERYRDLIEAADTIGQMRRCAEGLVDAVKATDQYCARLRQAGSAVSQPPEEPQPQQPSQEKFYSMAAQIKLLLEIPEKIWSSMEASQYLHATQLYLLCCHLHNLLRLDCSGSRYSPVLSRFPILIRQVAAASHFRSTILHESKMLLKCHAVSDQAVAEALCSIMLLEESSPRQALADFLLARKAAIQKLLDQSQRGAGIKTQICSLVELLATTLNQAHALFYTLPEGQLPDPSLPCGLLFSTLETVTGQHPPGKGTGVLQEMKLCSWFKHLPASVVQFQPALRTLAQPISQEYLKDTLQRWIHMCNEDIKNGITNLLTYVKSMQGLAGVRDAIWELLTNESTSHSWEVICQRLLEKPLLFWEDLMQQLFLDRLQTLTKEGFDSISTSSEELLVSALQELEGSASSSSSNKHIHVEHNMSLFLWSESPQDLPPDAAWVSVAHRGPLASSGLSMKAQAISPCVQNFCSSLDSKLKVKLDDLLAYLPSADVSLPKDISPGPAKGCAFDRYADAGTVRETLRTHSTACIKHITARVQAELQGAEQAMQGQQGVLGGVKLPAVLFMARLCQSLGDLCPHLKQCILGKSGSSEKPARDPRALKKQGKGKTQEIIPVQTKWQEVKELLLQQSVMGYRVWSSAVVKVLAHGFTQSLLLDDAGSVLATATSWDELEIQEEAESGSSVTSTIRLPVQPSWYVQSFLFSLCQEINRVGGHALPKVTLQEMLKSCMVQVLAAYEKLAEEKQVKKEGAFPMTQNRALQLLYDLRCLSVVLTARGEEVRSGRNRQDSRLEKVADYLEALIDPFDLDVFTPHLNSNLNRLVQRTSVLFGLVTGTENPFTPRSCTFNSQEPHNILPLASSQIRFGLLPLSMTSARKAKSTSRNIESKAQVVPPALSRAGDPAQPGSLFRQLVSEEEDASTPSLFKLGWLSSMTK from the exons ATGGCGGCCGCGGTCGCTTCTCCCGCGCTGAAGCGGCTGGATCTGCGCGACCCCGCGGCGCTTTTCGAGACACATGGAGCGGAGGAAATCCGAGGGTTGGAGCGCCAGGTGCGGGCCGAGATCGAGCACAAGAAAGAGGAGCTGCGGCAAATGGTGGGCGAGCGGTACCGCGACCTGATCGAGGCGGCCGACACCATCGGCCAGATGCGCCGCTGCGCCGAGGGGCTGGTGGACGCGGTGAAGGCCACCGACCAGTACTGCGCCCGTCTCCGCCAGGCTGGCTCGGCCGTCTCCCAGCCCCCAGAAGAGCCGCAG CCCCAGCAGCCATCGCAGGAGAAGTTCTACAGCATGGCTGCCCAGATCAAGCTACTCTTAGAAATTCCTGAGAAGATCTGGAGCTCAATGGAGGCCTCCCAGTATCTCCACGCCACACAGCTCTACCTGCTCTGCTGCCACCTTCACAACCTGCTCCGGCTGGATTGCTCTGGTTCCCGATACAGCCCTGTCCTCTCACGATTCCCCATACTCATCCGGCAGGTCGCGGCAGCCAGCCACTTCCG GTCAACTATTCTGCATGAAAGTAAGATGCTGCTCAAATGCCACGCCGTGTCCGACCAAGCTGTGGCTGAGGCCCTGTGCTCCATAATGCTCTTAGAAGAGAGTTCTCCTCGCCAAGCACTAGCAGACTTCCTGTTGGCCAGAAAGGCAGCTATTCAGAAACTTCTAGACCAGTCGCAACGTG GTGCCGGCATCAAGACCCAGATTTGCTCATTAGTGGAGCTGCTGGCTACCACTTTGAACCAAGCTCATGCTCTTTTCTACACTTTACCAGAAGGTCAGCTGCCAGATCCGTCCCTGCCATGTGGCTTGCTCTTCTCAACTCTGGAGACCGTCACAGGCCAGCATCCTCCCG GAAAGGGCACCGGTGTTCTGCAGGAGATGAAGCTCTGCAGCTGGTTCAAACACCTGCCGGCATCTGTCGTCCAGTTCCAGCCGGCGCTCCGGACCCTGGCGCAGCCCATCAGCCAGGAGTACCTGAAAGACACGCTGCAGAGATGGATCCACAT GTGTAACGAAGACATTAAAAACGGGATCACCAACCTGCTTACGTACGTGAAGAGCATGCAAGGTCTCGCAGGGGTCCGCGATGCCATATGGGAACTACTTACCAACGAATCCACCAGTCACAGCTGGGAGGTGATATGTCAGCGGCTTCTCGAGAAGCCCCTCTTGTTCTGGGAGGATCTGATGCAGCAGCTGTTCCTGGACCGATTACAG ACTCTGACCAAAGAAGGCTTTGACTCCATCTCCACCAGCTCCGAGGAGCTGCTCGTCTCGGCCCTGCAGGAGCTTGAGGGCAGCGCCAGCAGCTCCAGTTCCAATAAGCACATCCACGTGGAGCACAACATGTCTCTCTTCCTGTGGTCCGAGAGCCCGCAAGACCTGCCTCCTGACGCCGCCTGGGTGAGCGTGGCACACCGAGGGCCCTTGGCCAGCAGCGGGCTCTCCATGAAGGCGCAGGCCATCAGCCCTTGTGTCCAGAACTTCTGCTCTTCCCTGGATTCTAAACTGAAGGTGAAGCTGGATGACCTCCTGGCTTACCTCCCCTCCGCGGACGTGTCCCTGCCCAAGGACATCTCCCCCGGGCCTGCCAAGGGCTGTGCCTTCGACAGGTATGCGGACGCCGGGACGGTGCGGGAGACGCTGCGGACCCACTCGACGGCGTGCATCAAGCACATCACCGCGCGCGTCCAGGCAGAGCTGCAGGGCGCCGAGCAGGCCATGCAGGGGCAGCAGGGTGTCCTTGGCGGTGTCAAGTTGCCTGCGGTGCTCTTCATGGCCAGACTCTGCCAGTCTCTGGGAGACCTGTGTCCCCATCTGAAGCAGTGCATCTTGGGAAAGTCAGGGAGCTCCGAGAAACCTGCAagggatcccagggctctgaaaaaacaaggaaaggggAAAACACAGGAAATAATTCCTGTGCAGACCAAGTGGCAGGAAGTTAAGGAACTCCTCCTCCAGCAGAGCGTGATGGGCTACCGTGTCTGGAGCTCAGCAGTTGTGAAG GTTTTGGCTCATGGATTCACCCAGTCGTTACTTTTGGATGATGCCGGCTCAGTCCTGGCCACAGCCACCAGCTGGGATGAACTAGAAATCCAAGAGGAAGCCGAGTCCGGCAGCAGTGTCACGTCCACGATCCGACTCCCTGTACAG CCGTCCTGGTACGTCCAGTCCTTCCTGTTTAGCCTCTGCCAGGAAATTAATCGGGTTGGAGGCCACGCTTTGCCAAAAGTGACACTGCAGGAGATGCTGAAAAGCTGTATGGTCCAGGTGCTGGCTGCCTATGAGAAACTTGCAGAAGAAAAACAGGTGAAG AAAGAAGGCGCCTTCCCGATGACCCAGAATCGGGCCCTGCAGCTGCTATATGATCTGCGCTGTCTCAGTGTGGTTCTGACGGCCAGGGGTGAGGAGGTGAGGAGTGGCCGCAACAGACAAGACTCCAG ACTTGAGAAAGTGGCTGACTATCTGGAGGCGCTCATTGACCCATTTGACCTGGATGTTTTCACGCCGCACCTCAACAGCAACCTTAACCGCCTGGTGCAGCGAACTTCT GTTCTGTTCGGACTGGTCACTGGAACGGAGAATCCTTTCACCCCCCGGAGCTGCACATTCAACTCGCAAGAACCCCATAACATACTGCCCCTGGCGTCAAGTCAGATCAG GTTTGGCCTTCTTCCACTGAGCATGACAAGTGCCCGAAAGGCCAAATCAACCAGCAGAAACATCGAAAGCAAAGCCCAG GTTGTCCCCCCGGCACTCTCCCGAGCGGGTGACCCAGCACAGCCTGGCTCCTTGTTCCGACAGCTGGTCAGTGAGGAAGAAGACGCGTCCACGCCTTCGCTGTTCAAGCTAGGTTGGCTCTCTAGTATGACTAAATAA
- the COG1 gene encoding conserved oligomeric Golgi complex subunit 1 isoform X2 — protein sequence MAAQIKLLLEIPEKIWSSMEASQYLHATQLYLLCCHLHNLLRLDCSGSRYSPVLSRFPILIRQVAAASHFRSTILHESKMLLKCHAVSDQAVAEALCSIMLLEESSPRQALADFLLARKAAIQKLLDQSQRGAGIKTQICSLVELLATTLNQAHALFYTLPEGQLPDPSLPCGLLFSTLETVTGQHPPGKGTGVLQEMKLCSWFKHLPASVVQFQPALRTLAQPISQEYLKDTLQRWIHMCNEDIKNGITNLLTYVKSMQGLAGVRDAIWELLTNESTSHSWEVICQRLLEKPLLFWEDLMQQLFLDRLQTLTKEGFDSISTSSEELLVSALQELEGSASSSSSNKHIHVEHNMSLFLWSESPQDLPPDAAWVSVAHRGPLASSGLSMKAQAISPCVQNFCSSLDSKLKVKLDDLLAYLPSADVSLPKDISPGPAKGCAFDRYADAGTVRETLRTHSTACIKHITARVQAELQGAEQAMQGQQGVLGGVKLPAVLFMARLCQSLGDLCPHLKQCILGKSGSSEKPARDPRALKKQGKGKTQEIIPVQTKWQEVKELLLQQSVMGYRVWSSAVVKVLAHGFTQSLLLDDAGSVLATATSWDELEIQEEAESGSSVTSTIRLPVQPSWYVQSFLFSLCQEINRVGGHALPKVTLQEMLKSCMVQVLAAYEKLAEEKQVKKEGAFPMTQNRALQLLYDLRCLSVVLTARGEEVRSGRNRQDSRLEKVADYLEALIDPFDLDVFTPHLNSNLNRLVQRTSVLFGLVTGTENPFTPRSCTFNSQEPHNILPLASSQIRFGLLPLSMTSARKAKSTSRNIESKAQVVPPALSRAGDPAQPGSLFRQLVSEEEDASTPSLFKLGWLSSMTK from the exons ATGGCTGCCCAGATCAAGCTACTCTTAGAAATTCCTGAGAAGATCTGGAGCTCAATGGAGGCCTCCCAGTATCTCCACGCCACACAGCTCTACCTGCTCTGCTGCCACCTTCACAACCTGCTCCGGCTGGATTGCTCTGGTTCCCGATACAGCCCTGTCCTCTCACGATTCCCCATACTCATCCGGCAGGTCGCGGCAGCCAGCCACTTCCG GTCAACTATTCTGCATGAAAGTAAGATGCTGCTCAAATGCCACGCCGTGTCCGACCAAGCTGTGGCTGAGGCCCTGTGCTCCATAATGCTCTTAGAAGAGAGTTCTCCTCGCCAAGCACTAGCAGACTTCCTGTTGGCCAGAAAGGCAGCTATTCAGAAACTTCTAGACCAGTCGCAACGTG GTGCCGGCATCAAGACCCAGATTTGCTCATTAGTGGAGCTGCTGGCTACCACTTTGAACCAAGCTCATGCTCTTTTCTACACTTTACCAGAAGGTCAGCTGCCAGATCCGTCCCTGCCATGTGGCTTGCTCTTCTCAACTCTGGAGACCGTCACAGGCCAGCATCCTCCCG GAAAGGGCACCGGTGTTCTGCAGGAGATGAAGCTCTGCAGCTGGTTCAAACACCTGCCGGCATCTGTCGTCCAGTTCCAGCCGGCGCTCCGGACCCTGGCGCAGCCCATCAGCCAGGAGTACCTGAAAGACACGCTGCAGAGATGGATCCACAT GTGTAACGAAGACATTAAAAACGGGATCACCAACCTGCTTACGTACGTGAAGAGCATGCAAGGTCTCGCAGGGGTCCGCGATGCCATATGGGAACTACTTACCAACGAATCCACCAGTCACAGCTGGGAGGTGATATGTCAGCGGCTTCTCGAGAAGCCCCTCTTGTTCTGGGAGGATCTGATGCAGCAGCTGTTCCTGGACCGATTACAG ACTCTGACCAAAGAAGGCTTTGACTCCATCTCCACCAGCTCCGAGGAGCTGCTCGTCTCGGCCCTGCAGGAGCTTGAGGGCAGCGCCAGCAGCTCCAGTTCCAATAAGCACATCCACGTGGAGCACAACATGTCTCTCTTCCTGTGGTCCGAGAGCCCGCAAGACCTGCCTCCTGACGCCGCCTGGGTGAGCGTGGCACACCGAGGGCCCTTGGCCAGCAGCGGGCTCTCCATGAAGGCGCAGGCCATCAGCCCTTGTGTCCAGAACTTCTGCTCTTCCCTGGATTCTAAACTGAAGGTGAAGCTGGATGACCTCCTGGCTTACCTCCCCTCCGCGGACGTGTCCCTGCCCAAGGACATCTCCCCCGGGCCTGCCAAGGGCTGTGCCTTCGACAGGTATGCGGACGCCGGGACGGTGCGGGAGACGCTGCGGACCCACTCGACGGCGTGCATCAAGCACATCACCGCGCGCGTCCAGGCAGAGCTGCAGGGCGCCGAGCAGGCCATGCAGGGGCAGCAGGGTGTCCTTGGCGGTGTCAAGTTGCCTGCGGTGCTCTTCATGGCCAGACTCTGCCAGTCTCTGGGAGACCTGTGTCCCCATCTGAAGCAGTGCATCTTGGGAAAGTCAGGGAGCTCCGAGAAACCTGCAagggatcccagggctctgaaaaaacaaggaaaggggAAAACACAGGAAATAATTCCTGTGCAGACCAAGTGGCAGGAAGTTAAGGAACTCCTCCTCCAGCAGAGCGTGATGGGCTACCGTGTCTGGAGCTCAGCAGTTGTGAAG GTTTTGGCTCATGGATTCACCCAGTCGTTACTTTTGGATGATGCCGGCTCAGTCCTGGCCACAGCCACCAGCTGGGATGAACTAGAAATCCAAGAGGAAGCCGAGTCCGGCAGCAGTGTCACGTCCACGATCCGACTCCCTGTACAG CCGTCCTGGTACGTCCAGTCCTTCCTGTTTAGCCTCTGCCAGGAAATTAATCGGGTTGGAGGCCACGCTTTGCCAAAAGTGACACTGCAGGAGATGCTGAAAAGCTGTATGGTCCAGGTGCTGGCTGCCTATGAGAAACTTGCAGAAGAAAAACAGGTGAAG AAAGAAGGCGCCTTCCCGATGACCCAGAATCGGGCCCTGCAGCTGCTATATGATCTGCGCTGTCTCAGTGTGGTTCTGACGGCCAGGGGTGAGGAGGTGAGGAGTGGCCGCAACAGACAAGACTCCAG ACTTGAGAAAGTGGCTGACTATCTGGAGGCGCTCATTGACCCATTTGACCTGGATGTTTTCACGCCGCACCTCAACAGCAACCTTAACCGCCTGGTGCAGCGAACTTCT GTTCTGTTCGGACTGGTCACTGGAACGGAGAATCCTTTCACCCCCCGGAGCTGCACATTCAACTCGCAAGAACCCCATAACATACTGCCCCTGGCGTCAAGTCAGATCAG GTTTGGCCTTCTTCCACTGAGCATGACAAGTGCCCGAAAGGCCAAATCAACCAGCAGAAACATCGAAAGCAAAGCCCAG GTTGTCCCCCCGGCACTCTCCCGAGCGGGTGACCCAGCACAGCCTGGCTCCTTGTTCCGACAGCTGGTCAGTGAGGAAGAAGACGCGTCCACGCCTTCGCTGTTCAAGCTAGGTTGGCTCTCTAGTATGACTAAATAA